The Panicum virgatum strain AP13 chromosome 6K, P.virgatum_v5, whole genome shotgun sequence nucleotide sequence ATATGTGTGTAAGAAGGCGTACCTGTGCAATCCTACGGCCATGGCTAATTAAAACTCTATGCCATAATATATATAGCATGCCCTTTGTTTCTATGGAATGGAATGCATGATGAAAATGGAAAATTGTGAAGATACTCTTCCTCGATTGATAGATAAGATGATGCATCCCAAAAGAAAACGGGAATTGCAGCAGAACTGTTTCAGTATGGGCTAACATAGATATGATTCATGCAGCTAGCAGTCTCAGTAACCCAATTGGCACAAATTAAACTGTAATACAATAGGCTTATGATGCACGCATGCATGTTTCATCAAACAAGAAGCTAAGGCCGCAAGAGGCATTTATATCCAATCATGtttgtgtctatatatatatatatatatatatatatatatatatatatatatatattctctaTTTAGCACCCAGTGTGCTGAATAAGTTATTCAGCGCCCCTCCCCCAACTCCGAAACCGGAAAAATGTGATTCCAAAACCGAAAAATTCTTCTTTAAACCAGAAAAAATAAGCATCCATTCCGCAACCGGAAAATTAGGAGGTTCAAACCGGAAATTATTCTGTGTTACCGGAAAATTTAGCTCATCAATTCCGCAACCAGAAAATTAGGAGGTTCAAACCGGAAATTGTTCTGTTTGACCGGAAAATTTAGCTGAGCCATGGTCATCCATTCTGCAACCGAAAAATAAAGCTCCTAAAGTCGACGGCCAAGTCCAAACAAACCTACGAGAAATAAACGGAGGCATTAGAAGACATCAACAGGAACCTTGACAAATAATCATTCGTTTCCACCTTATTTTATTTTCCTGTTGCAAAAAAATCAACATTCTTCTATCCATGTTGTCAGTTTAAATAACTTATCTAGCCTCAATGTGATCCCACACCCAACATGCTTGAtatattcataatttttttgttagaaattttgatTTTCCGACCACGGCCGATACTCTTTTCGAGGCAAATGGATTTCTTATGTAGTCTAACATGCTTGAtatattcataattttttttttcaaattttaatttttcagTTACAATAACACGTTTACGGTTATTGAATCTTTGTTTTCATGTTTCAGCCTATTTCGAGTAGTTTTCTGGATAAAGCACAATTCTCTAGTCTAAGAAATACATTTTCATTTATATCAATACAAGAAATCAAAACTTTCATAAGAGATCTTACAATACATAAACAGCAACAAAGTACTACAAGATCAAAACTTACAGAAGAGAGAATACATAAACAACAGGCACCGGCCGCAATATCAAAACAATATGCAGCCCCATATGCATGCAACGGATTAAAAGAGAGCATTGGAAGCGCAAAACTTAATTTAATTGTGTGTGTGTAAGTATCAATCCCTTAGTAGTCCAGAGCTAGTGTAATTAGGGATGAAGCAACATATTGTGAGCATGCACAAATAACATGTACATGTTAGCATCATTATGACCTCCTAGGAGTATATCAATGGGTTCTTACTTTAACTGAGGGAAGACCTTGTTGGTGGCCGCTGCCGTCGCCTTCGCGGGTTCGTTGGTGGAGCTCTGCGCACGGGCAGCGACGGTTGATGCAGCGGGTCGCCGGAGTCGTAGGGGACGACGGTCTCGCGGTGGCGCTGGTGGCGGCTTCCCGTCGCTTCAGCGTCTCCCTCTCGATCGGACTAGGGTTAGGACGGTTGGAAACTGTGGCGGCGACGAACCTCGTGACCAGTGCCACAGTCTCcacctcctctatatatggcactgcgcgacgggggcccaccagccgtctattgggctgggcgtccctgatcaggacgcgagtcaagggcccagttcgccgttgggccaactggtggagatcaatactaacattctcccccttgatctcaccttaCACTTTTAAACTTCTCAACTTGAACTTAACTCTTTACTTTTCTTTACTTGCTTTGCTTTCGGTCCTCACCTCGTTGTAGATCGGTACGTAGGGCGTGCTTCGTCATGACAGTTATCACTTACCAtcagattaacagccacaatgcacctttctgtattgaaacaagaccttaacctttctttgggccctttagtaatccagaaatcataggcctcctgtaaaacccatgtcgacttgggcggtaggccttttggtaagcggatccgcaaacacttgcttgatactttggtactccatgatttcatatgattctggattttctctttTGCAACATATAACTCATTGTCAATGTGTTTGACAGCACACTTGACATATTCCATAGGAGTGAAAACATTCGAATGATATATTGCTGTTGTCTACCATCATCAATTCCGGGTAACAGTTTCCTCAACTATTTTGCCTGTCCTATAGCCTCATATCATGCTAAACTTTTGGTACACGACCCACGATAtcacaactattttgctttTGGAGCTTTTtcacaataaaactccaagcgcgagtgttagctactactgtgggcttcactaaacatctcgccaaaacttaattctttttactcacaacctttttgagagtacatgttactttcttacttagcatgaggctgacaatattttgtaaaattgcaaaaatattctataactccattctagtgatctattgctggactggacttctgccaaaatGTCCTGGATACTCGCgctatgtcagggtaaattcttttgagcactaattctgcttccaacagctgaagcacattgaacctttttcttttgatcgatcatataacggttcctggaattctgaaaattccaaaactattacccttgacaatagAATATGCGTAGGCTTACTTGCATGCATATATATCTTTTAGAACTCTTTTCTAAGTGTGCTCTTTGCGATAGTCCTGataccctcttttttttttatcccGGTGAATTTCCTTTCCTAGAGCGAATGACTCTTCACCAAGATTATTCTTATCAAAACTAGAGGTCATAATAACCTTTTTTGGACTTTTCGGGAAAAGAAATTTCCCATTTTTgaactttgcatatttgcaatttGTCATCTTGATCTTTACTTAAAACCCAATACTTTCCTTTGTTCTCACAAAACTTTTGATACACTGTTCTGTGATCTGATTTCATCAGGTGGTATTACaatgttcttttctttccacaacaaaaCTATTTGATTAtgtcatgtatatatatactttcTCGTACAAATCTATGTTAGGAGATGTTGCtccaacatccatctgatgcaattCACAAATTAGTATGCACCAACGTCATcatgattctaaaagaatccttTCATGAGATTGTACAAAATGTCTCGTTAGAACTTATCTTTTGTCTTTGCATAAATCTTTTGACCACAAGTCGTGCTTAGCGACTTTTCATGTTCCCTCTGGAGTCACATttaatcttgtagacccattatagCCTACTGTCTTGGCTCCGTTAGAAACTTATTCTATGTTCCAAAACAAGTTTGGAACTTCTGGATCTCATGACATCTTCCATGGCTTCTTGCCACTTCGATGGATGAAATTGTTGTCGTTCATGTATTGAGACAATTATTGTGGTTGAATCATAGAAGTGAACATACAGTCCCACTTCTCTTTAAACCTTATTTCTCGACATACTTTACTCTCCCAGATTATCCCATCTATTGTAAAGATGAAATATCTTCAAGCTTTTGTTTGGGTTTAGTCTTTACAAGCCCCATATGGTGATTTAAGCACCACCTTTTTCTTTTCGATTGCTTTGAGGCTCAACTATCTTTTCTTCTTAGTTGGAGCTGATTGTTATTGTAATTGGGGTATCAATGTTATGACTgttgtactcccttttcggTCATATTCTTCTTTAATAGATCATTCTTGCTTTAAAATGCATCGCATTTAACTTTGTGGgggaaattctctctaaattttaatctttcttgtctttctaatctttctccccctcgaaatatggcacaaatTTTGTTGTCATAATTTCGAAACTATTTTTAACATTTGTGAAAGAGGAGCCTATCATTACTAGAACTTTGTTCATATGaccaagccatacaaaataatggGAGTACCATTTCCTCGTTCCTTTTCAAGAGCTCCTcagagttcttgatttgttgcacTTTCAAGAACTCATTAAGTTCTTCATTTTGCTATACTTTTTGCAAGTCGTGCTTGCAATCTTGGTTCGCATACAACTTTCTTTTTGTCCTTCGATTCTTTTCAAGTCACTATCCAACATGCCACTATAGTAGTATATGAGAATTGCTAGGATAACTTTAAAAGCTCTTCCGGACTTCTTTacttttatgtgatactcaAGTAGTACATGAGTCATCACAAAAACTTTTCCTGCCATGCAGGATATGAATGACACAAGTGCCAAAACCTTTCTCGATATGCGGTATAAAACTTTAAATGCACTGGTAACAATCAATGCCAtaatttcagaaataaatccaaaAATTATGCTAACACACATATTTaattcaacgttggtcaaattgaACATGCATCTGACTTATGTCACCATTATCTTTACTGTTGAAGGACAAGATAAAAACATAATATAGTGATAAAACTTTGGTCACAATGACTAAAACATGCACATATACtttcttttctgattaaatcttcccgttggttccaatttaatcagaaaatttaaCGAATTACAATATTCGTAGAACTTTAGTGAGAGAAACCAAAAACTTTTCGAAAACAGTTGCATCTCTTTTCCATATCAACTAAAAGTCAGAATGGAACAAGCACTTTTGTTTCTTAACCTCAACTATACAGCTGAGTAATCTCAAAACTTTATCTGTAGTGTTGATCAGAATCAACTTTTGTCTATTAATTTCTCTCTACTTGAGAAGAATTGTATGTCTTAATTTAatgttggtcaaaattaaaacatacaactttcctttacttttaattctatatcaccgttgggcagaaatagaacacatgaacagaataaaaattataatattatcatcatcaattttggtcagaaaatgacaacaCCATAAtaactttaaatttcttttcttttaaagaGCAAACTAGTGCTCAACTTGACACTTACAATGTCAAAAAGGTGCCAAAACATCCTTTCTTTGACTTacaacagcggaagcttttcttaACCTCATACTTAAAGGTTGCCTTTTCCCACAGGGAAAAACTCATCTGAGCTGGTCTTTTCTTTGTTGCAGCggaaaacttttctttctttcagaaACATTTCTGTCTTTATCTATTCTCTGAAAAATTGATCACTTTGATGCAAAATTTGTCAGAGATTTAACCTTGAACTTAAACTCAcaataaaattataatattattatcatcaacgttggtcagaaaataacaataccataatttaACTTTAAACCAATATCTTTCAcctcctctatttaaattgtcCCGTTGGTTCTCATTTAAATAGAGGATGAAACTTTTTCTTTACATCGGAAACATGTAAAACATACTAATATTCAGAAGCAATATCATTGTAAAACTTTACTGTTCTCTAAAACAAActatctcgttggttcaaatttgaatcagaGATATAAAACATTAAACTATATTCATGGAAAATTGCTTCTGGAAATAAAAGAAACTTATTATAAAACTTTACTGTACATTTTATGCTTTCGGCCCGGCTAGGAGCTGGCGTGCGGCCCTTCTGCTTGTGCAGCGCGGGCTGGCCGCTCGGCCCAGCAGCAAATCCATCGCTAAGGCCCATTTTGCGCGGTCGGCCCAGCAGCAGCTTGAGCTGCTAGCGCCTTGGCCCGGCCTGCTTGCGCGCGGCCCATTCAGCCCGGCAGCGCCCACCCCCTTCTCCTCGATCACGGCCGTCCGCTTTGATCCGGCAGTTGAGCGTGATTCTCGGGCGCCATATAAGCCGTCGACTCCCATGGAAAACCCTAACACCCCCCTGCCTTCTCTCCCGGtctgagccgccgccgccggctctccCTTGTCGGCGCGCCGCCAGGGTTGGCCTCCGCGCCATGGCCGTGCCATGGCTGCGCGCAGACCTGGGCCTTGCttattttttcctttctctctcccgaacggaggcggcggcccaaGTGGCGGTCTGCGCTGTGCTCGacggaggaggtggccggcgccgaCGGCAGCGCCGCCTGGCGATGCGCGGCGGCCCCGAGCTGTTCTAtcttcctctcctcccctttctttttcctccacCGAGCGGCAGTGGCCATTGGCGGCCGGAGAAGAGGCATGGTaacggcgccgccgcaggcccactcgccggcgtgcgcattcgccctcgcgcgccgccgtcgagcagcCTTGCTGCGGTGCCCAAGCCCGCGCGCCGAGCGGCAGCTCGGGTCTTCATCCCGCGCGACGGCGGTGGTCCACCGGCAAATCGGCGGCTCTGGTGTCTTtccagtgcggcggcggccgacggtggTGCGTGCAGGTACGTCCCGCCGCCTCTTTTCTTTGTTCTATTCCCCATCCAatcggttagggttagggttacatTTCTGTTTTTCGATTTGCATCGAAaacctatcttttcttttgattCCTTTCGATTCATGACGAATCCAAACTTTTCCCGTCTCGATCTACCCACTAGATCGGCTCATGATACCATTGTTAGCATCATTAGGACCTCCTAGGAGTAGATCGATGGGTTCTTACTTTAACTGAGGGAAGACCTTGCTGGTGGCCGCTGCCGTCGCCTTCGCGGGTTCGTTGGTGGAGCTATGCGCACGGGCAGCGACGGTTGATGCAGCTGGTCGCCGGAGTCGTAGGGGACGACGGTCTCGCGGTGGCGCTGGTGGCGACTTCCCGTCGCTTCAGCGCCTCCCTCTCGATCGGACTAGGGTTAGGATGGTGGGACACTGTGGCGGCGACGAACCTCGTGACCAGTGCCACAGTCCTcacctcctctatatatggcactgcgcgacgggggcccaccagccgtctattgggctgggtgtccccgatcaggacgcgagtcaagggccCAGTTCGCCATTGGGCCAACatgtggagatcaatactaacagtACATAGGGAATGAGTAAGCAAGCCATAGATTCATGAACTTCTTTCTTTCATTGTCTTTAGAAATAGGCTTCACTTTGTACTTCACCGATGTTAGTATTGTCGTCACAAATTCACACCACAATTATGTATGTTGGATCGGTGGTACAGAAATGAACAACTAAAGAAAATCCAAATGATAAGTGCATTTTTAGAGATGAGCTGATTCTATTCTAGCTAGTAGTGGCAGGCAGggatgaatatatatatatatatatatatatatatatatatatatatatatatatatatagacacacatatatatatatacacatatatatacacacacacacatatatatatatatacacacacacatatatatacacatatatatatatatagatacacacatatatatatatatgtatacatgtatatatatatatgtatacatgtatatatatatgtatatacatatacatacatacacacacacatatatatatatatatgtatacatatatacatatacatatatatgtatacatatatacatatgtatacatatatacatatacatatatgtatatatacatacatatgtatatgtgtatatatacatacacatgtgtatgtgtatatatacatacacatgtgtatgtgtatgtataCATACACATGTACATGTGTATGTATACATACACATGTGTATGTATATACATAcacatgtgtatgtatgtatatatatatatatatatatatatatatatatatataacaataCTTTACCTTCGTTCTTCTTCATAGTATAGAATCGAAGAGCCTTAATTTTAGAGACTCTTAATTTTATTAGCTCCGATCCGATCCACCAGAGACATGCTGCTTAATTCATCACTACTTATAGTAGCTTTGTATGGGATGCATGAACGATAATGATAATCCTCCATCACATTAATTCTACTTCCAAGATCGATTGAGCATATGGCCATATATATATGGATCATCTCCTTCCTCTGATCGATCCTAACTAGATCTACTAGTAGGGCGGGGGCCGTACATGATGATGAGCCCATGCAGCAAGCCCCTCGTGCCCGAGCCGCAGGCCCgctccggaggcggcggcgccgcccccaGCTGGCATCAGGTTTGGCGGCACCCCGGCGAACATTGGCATCGCCGCCGAGGGATCCCCAGGCGGCCCTCCGCCGGGGGCCCCGAGCGGAGGCAGCTGCGCCTGCTGCCCGGAGTCCTCCTCGGCCTCGTCCAGCGGCAACCTCTCGTAGGTGGCGTTGGCGAAGGTGGACGCGATCACCATgaccggccccgccgccgtgaGCGTGCCGACCACGCTGCCTCCCACGACCTGCCCCTGCCCGCCGGCGAGGTACACGGTCAGCCCCGTGGAGCCGGGCGGCGCCGGGCCGGGCAGGAACGTGCCGGTCAGGGAGAGGATCTCGAAGCGCCCGCGGAGCGCCACCACGGCGCCGGGCGCCGCGGGCTGGCGGAGGGCCACGTCGGTCACCGTGCCCGCGCCGCTCAGCACGCACACGCCGcgctgccggcggcgcgcgaAGTGGGCGATGGACTCGGCcacgtcggcgccgccggccacctccatcACGTGGCTGCGCAGCGCGTTGGGGCTGTCCCGCGTCACGAAGATGGGCGGCTTGGGCTTGTTCTTGGACCCCGGTGGCCGCCCGCGGGGGCGCCGGTTGCCGGTCACCACGGCGCCTTCCTTGGGCTCGCCGCTGCCGTAGTTCTCGCGGTCGTCGCCGCTCGTCGGCTGCtcagtggcgccgccgccgtccttgttGGAAGAAGGCGTCATGTCTTCGTCCTGGTTCTTGCCAAGCTGGGAGGATGGCTCCGGCAggccgagccgccgcccctcgtCCCACCACCTGCTCGCCAGCTTCTCTCTCGATCTCTTCTACCTAGCTAGCTCCAATTCTTGGCACTCGGTCCACGGATCGATAGATTCTTCCTTCGAGCTCCGATATATCCCTGCTGGCTCGTCGATTATATATATTCTTGAAGCAAGCTAAGGCAGGAGAAATTATTGATAGAGAGCAGCTAGCTGCCGGCCGGCTCACATATCTGTGTACTGGCCCGTGCGTGTTCTTAATCGATCTCTTGCATGCTCCCCGCCGCGCTCTGCGCCTTTTATTTGCAGATATGTAGACCAAAATAAGAGAAACTTTGTCAAGATCTATCCAGCATGTTTTGCTCAGCTCGCTCAAATAAAGATCCAACCATATATATGATAGATGATCGAATTCAAGCAAGAAGAAGGAAACGATCGAGCTGCAGCATATGCTTTGATTAATTGGACGGAAGAATTGGGGGAATGAATAACAATTCAGCAACGAATTAAGAGCGAGAAGCTTTTTACCATGTGCTTAGCTTGTTGAATCCAAGAGCTGACCgacctagagagagagagagagagagagagagagagagcgccaAGAAATCAAAGGAGAGTTGTTGCCtcggcccctcccctcctcctctttgTAGATAGATGATTTGCTAGCTGCTACTTTTCCTTGGTTTGGGGTGTTTTCCCTGTGCTATATATGCTGGGGGAGAAGACCTTGCAGGGATCGGAGAGAGGCTGATGTAAGAGAAGGATTATATCTATTATATTTCACTTGCTCTATTCCAAGTTGGTAGACATGATGGGATATGTATGCATGTGTAcacaagcatgaatcatttggAAGAAAAGTAGCAGGACAAGATTGCGGAATTGGCTATGGGCACCCTTGCGGTCTACACATAAGCTTGGTACAGTAACATGATTGATGAACCcatgggatatatatatatatatatatatatatatatatatatatatatatatatatatatatatatatatggttgcATATGCATAAGGGCCACAATGCATGTAAGTCCACGTACACCACTTAGTGGCGTGTGTTACACTAATAATAAGATAGCTAGCATCGAGAAATCTTTTTACCTGTCGACCCTCTGCTGTCGTATGTAGATGGGTTGAATTTTATTTTGATGCGTCATGATTACGTATATACAGTAATGTACCACCTAACCGGATATGAGAGATCGATGCACTTTATTTTATAACTTGTTGTCACCTATTAAGGATGCAATAATAATGCAATTCTCGAGTGGTACTATTATCCAAATTAAAGGAAGAAGATTAACTAGTGTGTGACATTTCTTCAAACCACACAACATGTATTTAATATGCATAACACACTAATGatcaaagaaaaataataatgcaGCCGTTGATAATCTAAAACAAATTAAACCTAACTGTCCCCGTTTAACTTTGGTGCATCATGCATCTTTTGGCAGCATATAAAAGATTTGCAGCATGATCAATAGGCAGTTTGTAGGAAGTAGTCATGCATGGATCTCCGCTTCAGATTATTATTAAAAGATAAGATGCTTTGGTGTGTTGTTGGTGAGGCATATACTTTTACCTGGCAGCTGCTTTAGGTAGGACTTAGGACTTGGGAGGTTAGTATGTGGGAGACCAAGGTTCCTTTTGTTAGCTAGCGTTTGTGTCGCCTAGGGGCTGGTGGTGTGGGCAGGTGAGCATGTAATTCTTCTCCCAATAAGAATTCAATACATAGGGTATCTCAATGTACATGCATGGACGCgtataaaaattatatatatatatatatatatatatatatatatatatatatatatatatatatatatatatgaacacctacctatatatacatatataatatgCATTGTACCTACTCCGTATATTTAGTGCAACACTTTCAATATCCAACCTCTGTCACACCGGCCCATCACTCTGGAGATCATTATTGTTGAAATCATGCTGCATTTAACTTGGTTATGAACAGCAGAAGGAAGAGTTCATTTATAGTTTACTTTGACTGGTTTCGTGTAGAATGTGTTTCTCGACTTATCGCTTGTCATGGAGCATGAATGGCCTTTTCTTTGGGACGCTTGATTTGTGTTTGAAAAAACCAACCAACTTTAATTAATTAGCGCTCCAAGAAAGGTTAAGATCCAATATAATCATCCTACAACTTGATCGGATGTCAACCCTAACATATTAGGGACGAAAACAGTACATATTTTGCTTCAACTGGGGTGGTCGGATAATATGAAATATACTTGCATACATCCAAATTAAGCATCCGTTGGCGTCCGATCACTTGCAAGAATCTTGATTTCTTTAACTGAAAAAGTTTCTTAATCAACCTCTGACGGCTAAACTGGATTATTTTTCTATTCTGAACACAAAGGAAAAGGACAAATTTTGAGTTGAAGATCCACCGTGTAAACTAAAAAGCAGGGTTGATGCATGAATAATGAGAGTTTTTTTTTACGGTCTGTGGGTACCAGAAATTCTACTTACCCAGTGATGGCACCACTTATACATCGTTAGGAGGTACCAGAAAATTGCAGTGACATATACATATGTCCTGGAGCCTCTACTATGTCCTGATATACTCTCTGGTAGATCTGCAGGTTAAGTTAAGCACTGTAgcactccctccgttccaaattatagttcgtttgattttttttgacctcaagtttgaccactcgtcttattcaaaaatttgtgcaaaatattacTTTTTTGTGgtggcttgctttattaataGAAGTTCTTCGAAAATGACTTAAAATTTGATGATATTTgtgcaaattttttgaataagatgagtagTCAAAGTTGgagtaaaaaaatcaaacgaactataatttggaacggaagaAGAGGTAATAAGTTGGGGAGGACCAGGGGGCAGCAAAGGGCAATGTACACGAGGTGAATGATTAGTTTAGTGGCAGCGGCCCACATAAAACTCCTAATGATGCGTGAAAGGAGATCAAAGATGTCTTAGTGATCTTTAATGACAGACAGCTGCatgctactccctccttccccgtttataaggcatggtagaacatgaca carries:
- the LOC120713123 gene encoding AT-hook motif nuclear-localized protein 20-like, which translates into the protein MTPSSNKDGGGATEQPTSGDDRENYGSGEPKEGAVVTGNRRPRGRPPGSKNKPKPPIFVTRDSPNALRSHVMEVAGGADVAESIAHFARRRQRGVCVLSGAGTVTDVALRQPAAPGAVVALRGRFEILSLTGTFLPGPAPPGSTGLTVYLAGGQGQVVGGSVVGTLTAAGPVMVIASTFANATYERLPLDEAEEDSGQQAQLPPLGAPGGGPPGDPSAAMPMFAGVPPNLMPAGGGAAASGAGLRLGHEGLAAWAHHHVRPPPY